A segment of the Pseudoalteromonas sp. DL-6 genome:
ACATAGGAATAATAAATGAGATTATTAAAATAAGGCTACAAAATCCCGTTGCTAACCATGCAGACTTACCTTTTAGGATATAAAGCGCCTCGCTGTTCACGCTCGATTGACGTTCAAATACAGCTTGGTTACGACGGCTAAAACGCTCGGTGATCAATGCTAAGAACAGCAGTAACAACATCACCCCTGAAATTTTTGCTGCTGCAGTTAATGAATAATAACCAAACCAGGTATCGTATACTGCGGTGGTTAGTGTACTGACTGCAAAGTAGCTAACGGTAGCAAAATCAGCCATGGTTTCCATACTGATCAAAGCCAGCGCAGCAACAATAGCACCACGAGAAAGCACCAAGCTTACTTTAAAAAAGCTTTTCCATGCACTTAATCCCATTAACTGGCTTGCTTGGACTAACTTAAAGGATTGTTCACGTAGTGCAGTTTTAAAAATTAAATATAAATACGGATAGAGTACCAGCGCAATCATGATGATAGCCCCTGGCAGAGTGCGTATATCAAAAAACCAGTAATCACTAGGTGACTGCCAACCAAACCACTCTCTAAGTGTTATTTGTACCGGCCCCGCGTAGTCGAGTAAATCGGTATATACATAAGCAATAATATAGGTAGGCATTGCAAGCGGCAACATCAATGCCCATTCAAACTGTTGTTTGCCAGGAAAACGGCAATAAGCGGTGAGCCAACCCAGTGGTAACGCAATAAGACAGCTAAGTAACCCTACACCTAAAACCAGTAATACGGTATTACTTATATAGTCCCACAGCACGGTATTCCACAGGTGAGTAAATACCTCTGAGTCGCCTTGTAAAGATTCTACTAGTAGAAAAAACAACGGGGTCGACAGTAACAAACCAGTCGACCACGCAATAAGCTGCCACTTCGACAGCTGAAATTTATAAGTCATTAAAGATCGAACTTCACCTCATCAATTAGCTTAAGGGCTAACGGACGATATTTGCTAATTTCATCAAGCGGTAAGCTGTCTTCCTTAAAGCTTCCCCACGATGCAACCAAACTTGAAAGCTTAACACCTGGCTTAACCGGATACTCCATATTGAGCGAGGCATACATATTTTGCGCCTTATTGTCGGTCATATACTCTATGAGTTTCAAGGCATTTTCAGGGTTTTTAGCATACTTAGTAATTACCGCACCCGATACGTTAATATGCGAACCACGGTTAGTTTGGTTTGGAAAATTAATATTAACCGCATCTGCCCATGGTTTTTGCGCTTCATCTTGCAACATTTTACCTAAGTAGTAACTGTTACCTAAGGCTAAATTACATAAACCTTCTTTAACGGCTTTAACTTGCGCACGGTCATTTCCCTGCGGCTTACGCGCTAAATTCGCTTTTACACCCTCTAGCCATGTTTTAGTCTGCGCTTCACCATGATGAGCAATCATAGAAGCCACTAACCCTAAGTTGTACGGGTGCTTACCAGAGCGAGTACAGATTTGACCTTTATATTCAGGTTTAGCTAAATCTTCATAACTCAGCTCAGGCAATGGACCTAAGCGCTCTTTTGAAGAGTAAACGTTACGTACTCGCTTAGTGAGTGCCACCCACTGGCCATCGCCATCACGAAATGCAGCCGGCACATTATTATTAACGTTTTCACTCTCAATAGTTTGCGTTAGCTTTAGCTCTTCTAACTGAATTAACGCACTAAAATTAGAGGTTAATACTAAATCTGCTTTGCTATGCTTACCTTCACGCTTAACACGTTCTATTAAGCCTTTTTTAGCAAACACCACATTGGTTTTAATGCCTGTTTGCTGTGTAAAATCATCTAAAATAGGTTTAATTAAAAAAGGTTGTCTAAATGAGTAAATATTCACAACATCTGTTGCAACAGCAGGTGCTGAGATAATTAACCCAACAACAAGCGCGAGTGTTTTTTTCATATTTTCTTACCTGATTAATAATTATTATCATTAATTTTACCGCGATGAACCAAAAAGTGCACACTTTATATAATTACTTAGTGATAAATACGCCCAAAAAAGAAAACCCCTGTAAGATATCTCTTACGCTTATGACAGCAAATGAGTAAAAACACCCTGCACAACACCCTAAAAACAAACTAAGCTATTGTATTTTAAGTTATTTAAATATATTTCATTTGTAAGAACATAAACCATAAGCGGTTTTATCCTACATTTACTGCAAATCACTCTCTATAATTAACCCATAAATAAGCAACGACGCTTACCGAGTAAATGGAAACGGACTAACTACTCGAGTACCAAGGTTTGGTTTTTAGGATAACAGGGATTTAAGGACAGGCTCAGGATGAGTATCGCAATGGATTGTTGCATAAGGGATAGCATCAGGATGATGCGTAATGGATAACAACACCGGAATAGTTGTTTATAAAGGATAGGGAATAAAAGGACAGGCCTTTAAGGCAACACAATGGAATGATAACAATGGAAATGCACTCGGATGTGCAATAAGGATTGGTAATAGATTTTACCTTACAGGATGTTTCAGGGATTTAGGGAGACAGGCTCGGATAGCCTATATTACATAGAACTAGAAAGTAATATTGTAATAACACGGAACGTAAAAATTGGAGTTGATTAGGTTCAATTGCAGGATGCAACAAAGTTAGAAGATTCCGCAAGCGCGACTAGAGATGGTTCGCGCTTTTCTTTTGCCTGAAAATCAGCGGTCAGCCAGAATTATATATATTCAAACTATGAACAAGCATTAAATCCAGCTTTTTCGTATTAATACCCTGCACTTTATTCCGGCCTGCCTTTGTTACGCTTACCGAGTAAATAGGCGTCGCGAAACTTAATAAAATGCTGCTCTAATTTAGTACTTGCATCAACCTCATTCGCTAATGCTAATACCATAATAGCCACCTCTGCCGTACCTAACTGGTGAGCATGGGGTGCTACACGTAATCGGTAATCTGAGAGTTTTTCTGCGGTAATAGAAAGCACGGGCAAATTATCTAAATAAGGACTTTTGCGGATCATTTTTTTAGCTTCACGCCATGTACCATCTAAAAATATAAACAATGGCTGTTTACCTGCAAACGTTTCAACCTGGGTTACCACCCTATCAGTTTCAACATCTTCAGCCGGAAAAATCACAAAAGGCTGATACTTATCATTATTCAACAAGGCTAACAATGCCGGATCTGGGGAGGTTCTATCCCAACGAAACGCATAATTATCAGGCACTATTTCCGCAATTAAACGCCCAGTGTTAGACGGTTTAAAACTTTCATTGTGATACATCAATAAACATACAGCAGCATCGCAGCTTGCGTACTCAGCGCCCTCACAAATACAGTAATGCTTGGCAATTAAGCATTGTTCACAGCGATCCATTTTTCCACCACGGGCATTAAACTCACGTCGAGATTCACTTATTTGCTGGGCACGTAATGCTAAAACTGAATTTTTTAAACTCTGGGTCACTGTGGTTAATTACCTATAAACTGATGGCTGCGCATTGTAGCTAAAATAAAAGAAAATAGATATCAGCGGGCAGCGGGCAGCGGGCAGCGGGCAGCGGGCAGCGGGCAGCGGGCAGCGGGCAGCGGGCAGCGGGCAGCGGGCAGCGGGCAGCGGGCAGCGGGCAGCGGGCAGCGGGCAGCGGGCAGCGGGCAGCGGGCAGCGGGCAGCGGGCAGCGGGCAGCGGGCAGCGGGCAGCGGGCAGCGGGCAGCGGGCAGATAGTAAAATAAAACACTGGGCTCTTTGCAAACACAATTTTTATATTGTTGACGGGAGTTTACCTCGCGCAGGTTTAATTTTGAGGTTTTAAGCCCTTTGCTCGACATCCTTTAACCTTTTTTGCACCATTGAGACGCTGCGCTACACAGAGCAATCTTTTGCTAAACGCTGAGGCTATAAAAACAAAAAACCCAAGCCGAGGCTTGGGTTTTTTATCGCGATTAACTAAAAGAAATTACTTCTTCTTTTTAACTGCTTTTTTGTTTGGTAAATCAGTGATTGAACCTTCAAAAATTTCAGCAGCAAGGCCGATTGATTCGTTCAATGTTGGGTGAGCATGAATTGTCAGCGCTAGGTCTTCACCATCTGCACCCATTTCAATACCTAGACCGATTTCGCCCAGCATTTCGCCTGCGTTAATACCAATCATAGCACCACCGATAATACGGCCGCTTTCTTTATCAAAAATAAGCTTAGTAGAACCTTCAGTACGTGAAGAAGCAATAGCTCGACCCGATGCAGCCCAAGGGAATACAGCTGTTTCGATGCTTAAACCTTGCTCTTTCGCTTCTTTTTCAGTTACACCTGCCCAAGCAATTTCTGGGTCAGTGTAAGCGACCGAAGGAATACACTTAGGATCAAAGTAATGTTTTTTACCAGAGATAACTTCAGCAGCAACATGGCCTTCATGAACCGCTTTATGCGCAAGCATAGGCTGGCCAATTAAGTCACCAATTGCATAGATATGATCTACGTTTGTTTTAAGTTGCTTATCAACGTTGATAAAGCCACGCTCATCAACATTTACACCAGCTTTGTCAGCGTCTAATAAGTTACCATTTGGTGTACGACCTACAGCAACAAGTACTTTGTCGTAACGTACTGGTTCTGCTGGCGCATTTTTGCCTTCAAACGTAACATATAAACCGTCGTCTTTTGCCTCAACGCCAGTTACTTTAGTTGAAAGCATCACGTTAAATTTATCTTTAACATGCTTTTGGTAAACTTTCATGATGTCTTTATCAGCAGCAGGAACAAGTTGGTCTGCAAATTCTACAACATCAATTGCAGAACCTAGTGCGCGGTAAACCGTACCCATTTCTAGACCGATAATACCACCACCTAAAACGAGTAGCTTTTCAGGAACATCTTTAAGCTCTAACGCGCCCGTTGAATCAATAACGCGATCATCTTCTGGGATGAAAGGTAAGTTTACAGGTTTAGAACCCGCAGCAATAATTGCGTTATCAAAGGTAATGGTTGTTTTACCGTCAGCGCCTTCAACATCTAAAGTGTTGCTACCAGTAAATTTACCGTAACCAGATACAACTTTTACTTTACGCATTTTAGCCATGCCGTCTAAGCCACTAGTAAGTTGGCCAACAACAGACTCTTTCCAAGAACGAACTTCATCTAAGTCAATTTTTGGTGCGCCAAAAGTAACGCCGTGAGATGACATTTCTGCAGCATCATCAATCACTTTAGCTACGTGTAAAAGTGCTTTAGAAGGAATACAACCAACATTAAGACATACACCGCCTAATGTCTCGCGAGATTCTACTAATGTAACTTCTAAGCCCAAGTCAGCAGCGCGAAAAGCCGCAGAGTAACCACCAGGACCACCGCCTAGTACAACAACTTGAGTTTTTAATTCGTTGCTCATGCTATTACCTTTATTGTTTGAACGGGACACAGCCCCAAAATTTAACTGCCATGTTTCTGCAAGGCAGAAAAGGGCATTTGTGCAAATATTGTATCATTGCAAATGATAAAAATCCCAGCTAAAAACAACTGGCTGGGATTTGATTTTATTCACTCTGTAGTAATTACATCACTAACTGGCGTATATCACTCATGTAACTTGCAAGAGTAACAGTAAAGCGTGCAGCAAGTGCACCGTCAATCACTCTATGGTCGTAAGACATTGAAAGCGGAACCATTAGCTTAGGTTCAAACTCTTTACCATTCCACTTAGGCTTCATCTCAGATTTTGACACACCTAAAATAGCCACCTCAGGCGCATTCACAATCGGCGTAAATGCCGTACCGCCAATACCACCTAGGCTTGAAATAGTAAAACAACCACCTTGCATATCTGATGAACTTAGCTTGCCATCACGCGCCTTAACAGACACGTCCATTAGTTCACGAGAGAGTTCAATAATGCCTTTTTTATCAACATCTTTAAACACTGGTACAACTAAGCCATTCGGGGTATCAACCGCTACACCAATGTTAATGTACTTTTTAAGGATTAAGCTTTCGCCATCCTCAGAAAGCGATGAGTTAAATGTAGGGAACTCAGCAAGCGCTTTAGCTGCTGCTTTCATTACAAACACGAGTGGCGTAATTTTAACACCTAGCTTTTTCTTCTCGTTAAGGGCATTTTGCTCTTTACGGAATTGCTCAAGACTCGTGATATCCGCTTCATCAAACTGAGTAACATGTGGGATTTGCACCCAGTTACGATGTAGGTTTTTACCTGACAGCTTTTGAATACGAGAAAGTTTTTTCTCTTCAATTTCACCAAACTTAGCAAAATCAACTTTTGGCCATGGAATTAAACCAAGCTCACCGCCACCGGCATTGCCTTTAGCTGCAGGTACTTGACCAGATTCAACTTGCTTAACCAGTTGCTTAACATAGTTTTGCACGTCTTCTTTAACAACACGGTTTTTACGACCTGTGCCTTTTACGTTCGCAAGGTTAATACCAAACTCACGTGCTAAACGACGAACAACGGGCGATGCATGAGCATAAGCGCTGTTGTTTTCAAAGCTCTCAGCACTTGCTTTTTCAGGCGCAGCAGTTGGTTTTGACTCTGCTTGAGCTGCTGGCTTAGATTCAGCCTTTGGCTCATTTTGTTTTGCAGGCGCGTCACTTGGCGTGCTACCTGCTACTTCAAATACAAAAATCAGGGAACCCGTTTTAACTTTATCGCCTGTTGCCACTTTAATTTCTTTTACAGTACCTGCAAACGGTGCTGGTACTTCCATGGCGGCTTTATCGCCCTCAACGTTTAAGATAGATTGCTCTTCTTCTACGCTATCGCCAACCGCAACCATGACTTCGGTTACTTCAACTTCGTCGTCACCAATATCCGGTACGCTAACTTCTTTTGTGCTTGATGCTGACGCTTTAGATGAAGCAGCTTTTTCAGCAGGCTTCTCTTGCGTTTTTGAATCACTTGCAGGTGCAGTGTCGTTATCACCACCAGCGACTTCAAAAACAAACACTAATGAGCCCGTTTTCACTTTGTCACCAGTATTTACTTTAATTTCTTTTACGGTGCCAGCAAATGGTGCAGGTACTTCCATGGCGGCTTTATCGCCTTCAACGTTTAAGATAGATTGCTCTTCTTCTACGCTATCGCCAACCGCAACCATCACTTCAGTCACTTCAACTTCGTCATCGCCAATATCTGGCACAGTCACTTCTTTGGTTGATGAGCCCGATGATGCAGCAGGGGCTGCTTCTTCGGTTTTTTCAGCTGCTTTAGAGTCAGCACCAGAGTCTTGCGCTTCACCTTCAAATATGAACACTAAAGTGCCTGTGGTTACTGTATCGCCCACATTTACTTTAATTTCTTTTACCGTACCCGCTTGTTCAGCAGGTACTTCCATCGCAGCTTTATCGCCTTCAACACTTAATAGTGATTGGTCAACTTCAACTTTATCGCCAACGCTCACTAGTATTTCGGTTACTTCTACTTCATCGCCACCGATATCAGGTACTTTAATTTCAATACTCATTGCAAACCTCTTATGCGTACAGTGGATTTAGTTTGTTAGTGTCGATGTTGAATTTTTTAATTGCTTCAACAACCACTGACTTTTCAACTTCACCACGTTTAGCAAGTTCAGATAATGTCGCAACTACCACGTAGCTTGCGTTAACTTCAAAGTGACGACGTAGGTTTTCACGGCTGTCTGAACGACCGTAACCATCTGTACCCAATACTTTGTAGTTATTGCTTGGAATAAATGAACGCGCTTGTTCTGCGTAGTTTTTCATGTAATCCGTTGCAGCAACAGTTACTGAATCGTTTAATACGCTAGTGATGTATGGCGTTTTTTGCTCGCTTTCTGGGTTAAGCATGTTGAAACGTTCAACATCTTGTCCATCACGGGTAAGTTCATTGAATGAAGTTACTGAGTAAACATCAGACGCAATACCAAACTCTTCGCTTAAAATTGTCGCCGCTTTACGCACTTCAGTCATGATAGTACCTGAGCTTAATAGCTGTACGTTGGCTTTTTTACCTTCGTAGCTTTCTAGCTTGTAGATACCTTTACGAATACCTTCTTCAGCGCCTTCTGGCATTGCTGGCTGATGGTAATTTTCGTTCATTAGCGTTAGATAGTAGTAAATGTTTTCTTGATCTTCACCGTACATACGACGAATACCGTCTTGCACGATAACCGCTACTTCAAATGCATAAGTAGGATCGTAAGAAATACAGTTAGGTACCGTGTTTGCAAGAATGTGGCTGTGGCCATCTTCGTGCTGTAAGCCTTCACCATTTAGCGTTGTACGACCCGCTGTAGCACCTAATAAGAAACCACGTGCTTGTTGATCCCCTGCCATCCATGCCATGTCACCAACACGTTGGAAACCAAACATAGAGTAGTAAATGTAGAATGGGATCATCGGTAAGTCGTTGGTACTGTAAGATGTTGCAGCAGCAACCCATGACGACATTGCACCTAGCTCGTTAATACCTTCTTGTAGTACTTGTCCTGACGTTGCTTCTTTGTAGTAAGAAACAATATCACGGTCTTGAGGCGTGTAGTTTTGGCCATGCGGATTATAAATACCGATCTGACGGAATAAACCTTCCATACCAAAAGTACGTGCTTCATCGGCAATAATTGGCACAATGTTTTTACCAATGCCTTTATCTTTTAATAAGATATTAAGTGCACGTACAAAGCCCATAGTGGTTGAAATATCACGTTTTTGCTCTTCAAGTAACGGCTTAAACGCATCTACTTCTGGCAACTGTAATTTTTCAGAGAACTTAGCGATACGTGTTGGCGTGTAACCTTGTAACGCATCACGACGAGCATGTAGGTACTTGTACTCTGGAGAATCTTTTTCAAGCTCTAAGTAAGGCAGCTCTTTTAATTGCTCTTCTGATACTAAATCATCTAAGCCTAAACGTGAGCGTAAGTGAGCCACATGCGACATATCCATTTTCTTAACTTGGTGCGCAATGTTTTTACCTTCAGCCGCTTCACCCATGCCGTAACCTTTTACTGTTTTAGCAAGGATCACTGTTGGACGGTCTTTAGTCTCTTCTGCTTTTTTGAATGCAGCATAAAGTTTTGAAGATTCATGACCACCACGCTTAAGCGCAAAAATTTCGTCATCGGTCATATCAGCAACAAGTGCCGCTGTTTCTGGGTAACGACCAAAGAAATGTTCACGTACGTACGCGCCATCTTTTGCTTTATATGTTTGGTAATCGCCATCAACAGTTTCGTTCATTAGCTGTAGTAGTTTACCTGTGGTGTCTTTAGCAAGCAGAATATCCCAACCGCTACCCCAAACAAGTTTAATAACATTCCAGCCAGCGCCTTTAAATAGCCCTTCTAGCTCTTGAATGATTTTACCATTACCCATTACAGGGCCATCTAAGCGCTGTAGATTACAGTTAATTAAGTAACATAGGTTATCTAGCTTCTCACGCGCAGCAAAAGAGATAGCACCACGTGATTCTGGCTCATCCATTTCACCATCACCTAAGAACGCGTATACACGTTGGTTTTTAGTGTCTTTTAAGCCACGACCATCTAAGTACTTTAAGAAACGCGCTTGGTAAATTGAAGAAATTGGACCTAAACCCATAGATACCGTTGGGAACTGCCAAAACTCAGGCATTAATTTAGGGTGAGGGTAAGAAGGTAGGCCATTGCCATCTACTTCCTGACGGAAATTATCAAGTTGTTCGGCGCTTAAACGCCCCTCAACAAATGCACGCGCATAAATGCCCGGAGAAATATGACCTTGGTAATATACTAAATCGCCGCCATCAACATCATTTGGCGCTTTAAAGAAGTGGTTAAAACACACCTCATAAAATGCAGCAGACGATTGGTAAGACGCCATATGGCCGCCTAAGTCGAGATCTTTTTTCGATGCACGCAATACAATCATAATCGCGTTCCAGCGAATAATTGAACGAATACGGCGCTCAAGATTTACATCACCAGGGTAGGCAGGTTCTTGATCAACCGGAATCGTATTAACGTAGTTTGTGTTAATGCCTGTTGGCATATCAACACCGTCTAAACGGGCTTGCTCTAACACTTGCTCAAGTAAAAACTGAGCTCGTTCAACACCTTCTTCGCGCACAACCGATTCAAGAGCTTGTAACCACTCTTGTGTTTCTAGCGCGTCTACGTCAATTTTATTGACTTCAGACATATGGAGGTTTCCTTATGTTTAAAATACTAATGTATGTATTGAATACTTCACTGTTGAATCAAGTTAACAGTGAATGTACTTGCTTAATTTTGTTTGGTGCGTCTTAAACTACGTTCAATTCGCGAATGCTCTTTACCCGCTTCAAGCAATGCTTCTTCAATATAGGCTAAATGCGCATTACTCGCTAAGCGAGCTTGTTCAGGATTACCGTCAATCACTGCATCCATTAATAAACGCCGGTGTTCGGCTAATTGGCTGCTTATATCTGACTTTTTAAGTAACACTGTTAAATTTTGTAAAACATTTTGCTCAAGTAAGCTTTGCATCCCTCTTACTAAATGCAGTAACACTACGTTATGAGACGCCTCAGCGATGCAAAAATGAAAGTCATTAATCGCTTTGGCTTTTTGCTTTAATTCATCTTTAGCTAATGCAATCTGATCAAAGCTCTGTTTTACTTTTGCAAAATCGTTGCTTGTTCCGCGAAGTGCTGCGTAATAAGCTGCAATTCCCTCTAGCGCATGACGAAATTCTAATAAATCAAATTGCGATTCGGGGTGTTTACTGATCAAATCAAACAACGGATCAGTCAGTCCCTCTTCCAATTGATTTTTTACATACGTTCCACCACCTTGACGACGGGTTACAAGCCCTTTTGCCTCAAGCTTTTGAATGGCTTCACGCAACGACGGACGCGACACTTCAAATTGCTTAGCGAGT
Coding sequences within it:
- a CDS encoding DTW domain-containing protein, whose product is MTQSLKNSVLALRAQQISESRREFNARGGKMDRCEQCLIAKHYCICEGAEYASCDAAVCLLMYHNESFKPSNTGRLIAEIVPDNYAFRWDRTSPDPALLALLNNDKYQPFVIFPAEDVETDRVVTQVETFAGKQPLFIFLDGTWREAKKMIRKSPYLDNLPVLSITAEKLSDYRLRVAPHAHQLGTAEVAIMVLALANEVDASTKLEQHFIKFRDAYLLGKRNKGRPE
- a CDS encoding Fe(3+) ABC transporter substrate-binding protein gives rise to the protein MKKTLALVVGLIISAPAVATDVVNIYSFRQPFLIKPILDDFTQQTGIKTNVVFAKKGLIERVKREGKHSKADLVLTSNFSALIQLEELKLTQTIESENVNNNVPAAFRDGDGQWVALTKRVRNVYSSKERLGPLPELSYEDLAKPEYKGQICTRSGKHPYNLGLVASMIAHHGEAQTKTWLEGVKANLARKPQGNDRAQVKAVKEGLCNLALGNSYYLGKMLQDEAQKPWADAVNINFPNQTNRGSHINVSGAVITKYAKNPENALKLIEYMTDNKAQNMYASLNMEYPVKPGVKLSSLVASWGSFKEDSLPLDEISKYRPLALKLIDEVKFDL
- the aceF gene encoding pyruvate dehydrogenase complex dihydrolipoyllysine-residue acetyltransferase translates to MSIEIKVPDIGGDEVEVTEILVSVGDKVEVDQSLLSVEGDKAAMEVPAEQAGTVKEIKVNVGDTVTTGTLVFIFEGEAQDSGADSKAAEKTEEAAPAASSGSSTKEVTVPDIGDDEVEVTEVMVAVGDSVEEEQSILNVEGDKAAMEVPAPFAGTVKEIKVNTGDKVKTGSLVFVFEVAGGDNDTAPASDSKTQEKPAEKAASSKASASSTKEVSVPDIGDDEVEVTEVMVAVGDSVEEEQSILNVEGDKAAMEVPAPFAGTVKEIKVATGDKVKTGSLIFVFEVAGSTPSDAPAKQNEPKAESKPAAQAESKPTAAPEKASAESFENNSAYAHASPVVRRLAREFGINLANVKGTGRKNRVVKEDVQNYVKQLVKQVESGQVPAAKGNAGGGELGLIPWPKVDFAKFGEIEEKKLSRIQKLSGKNLHRNWVQIPHVTQFDEADITSLEQFRKEQNALNEKKKLGVKITPLVFVMKAAAKALAEFPTFNSSLSEDGESLILKKYINIGVAVDTPNGLVVPVFKDVDKKGIIELSRELMDVSVKARDGKLSSSDMQGGCFTISSLGGIGGTAFTPIVNAPEVAILGVSKSEMKPKWNGKEFEPKLMVPLSMSYDHRVIDGALAARFTVTLASYMSDIRQLVM
- the lpdA gene encoding dihydrolipoyl dehydrogenase; the encoded protein is MSNELKTQVVVLGGGPGGYSAAFRAADLGLEVTLVESRETLGGVCLNVGCIPSKALLHVAKVIDDAAEMSSHGVTFGAPKIDLDEVRSWKESVVGQLTSGLDGMAKMRKVKVVSGYGKFTGSNTLDVEGADGKTTITFDNAIIAAGSKPVNLPFIPEDDRVIDSTGALELKDVPEKLLVLGGGIIGLEMGTVYRALGSAIDVVEFADQLVPAADKDIMKVYQKHVKDKFNVMLSTKVTGVEAKDDGLYVTFEGKNAPAEPVRYDKVLVAVGRTPNGNLLDADKAGVNVDERGFINVDKQLKTNVDHIYAIGDLIGQPMLAHKAVHEGHVAAEVISGKKHYFDPKCIPSVAYTDPEIAWAGVTEKEAKEQGLSIETAVFPWAASGRAIASSRTEGSTKLIFDKESGRIIGGAMIGINAGEMLGEIGLGIEMGADGEDLALTIHAHPTLNESIGLAAEIFEGSITDLPNKKAVKKKK
- the aceE gene encoding pyruvate dehydrogenase (acetyl-transferring), homodimeric type is translated as MSEVNKIDVDALETQEWLQALESVVREEGVERAQFLLEQVLEQARLDGVDMPTGINTNYVNTIPVDQEPAYPGDVNLERRIRSIIRWNAIMIVLRASKKDLDLGGHMASYQSSAAFYEVCFNHFFKAPNDVDGGDLVYYQGHISPGIYARAFVEGRLSAEQLDNFRQEVDGNGLPSYPHPKLMPEFWQFPTVSMGLGPISSIYQARFLKYLDGRGLKDTKNQRVYAFLGDGEMDEPESRGAISFAAREKLDNLCYLINCNLQRLDGPVMGNGKIIQELEGLFKGAGWNVIKLVWGSGWDILLAKDTTGKLLQLMNETVDGDYQTYKAKDGAYVREHFFGRYPETAALVADMTDDEIFALKRGGHESSKLYAAFKKAEETKDRPTVILAKTVKGYGMGEAAEGKNIAHQVKKMDMSHVAHLRSRLGLDDLVSEEQLKELPYLELEKDSPEYKYLHARRDALQGYTPTRIAKFSEKLQLPEVDAFKPLLEEQKRDISTTMGFVRALNILLKDKGIGKNIVPIIADEARTFGMEGLFRQIGIYNPHGQNYTPQDRDIVSYYKEATSGQVLQEGINELGAMSSWVAAATSYSTNDLPMIPFYIYYSMFGFQRVGDMAWMAGDQQARGFLLGATAGRTTLNGEGLQHEDGHSHILANTVPNCISYDPTYAFEVAVIVQDGIRRMYGEDQENIYYYLTLMNENYHQPAMPEGAEEGIRKGIYKLESYEGKKANVQLLSSGTIMTEVRKAATILSEEFGIASDVYSVTSFNELTRDGQDVERFNMLNPESEQKTPYITSVLNDSVTVAATDYMKNYAEQARSFIPSNNYKVLGTDGYGRSDSRENLRRHFEVNASYVVVATLSELAKRGEVEKSVVVEAIKKFNIDTNKLNPLYA
- the pdhR gene encoding pyruvate dehydrogenase complex transcriptional repressor PdhR, with translation MSLKIKAAKLSDVILQQLENMILEGSLAPGEKLPPERELAKQFEVSRPSLREAIQKLEAKGLVTRRQGGGTYVKNQLEEGLTDPLFDLISKHPESQFDLLEFRHALEGIAAYYAALRGTSNDFAKVKQSFDQIALAKDELKQKAKAINDFHFCIAEASHNVVLLHLVRGMQSLLEQNVLQNLTVLLKKSDISSQLAEHRRLLMDAVIDGNPEQARLASNAHLAYIEEALLEAGKEHSRIERSLRRTKQN
- a CDS encoding iron ABC transporter permease, which translates into the protein MTYKFQLSKWQLIAWSTGLLLSTPLFFLLVESLQGDSEVFTHLWNTVLWDYISNTVLLVLGVGLLSCLIALPLGWLTAYCRFPGKQQFEWALMLPLAMPTYIIAYVYTDLLDYAGPVQITLREWFGWQSPSDYWFFDIRTLPGAIIMIALVLYPYLYLIFKTALREQSFKLVQASQLMGLSAWKSFFKVSLVLSRGAIVAALALISMETMADFATVSYFAVSTLTTAVYDTWFGYYSLTAAAKISGVMLLLLFLALITERFSRRNQAVFERQSSVNSEALYILKGKSAWLATGFCSLILIISFIIPMFVLLKYAVMYFDQAWNSEFFSYAWQSLKVAAVVSAVTITLSVLVVFYQRIAKQANPLIPGRLASTGYALPGTVLAIAVLLPLTLLENTINRILTPYDLDIGLLLTGSLLTIIFAYIVRFYAVAHGAIESSFSRISPSLDMASQSMGKSQGRTLRLVHLPLLRRGLLTAGLLVFIECMKELPAALLLRPFDFESLATHVFQYVSDEQLELASISALFIVVVGFIPLYFINRSMEQRS